Proteins encoded within one genomic window of [Enterobacter] lignolyticus SCF1:
- the punC gene encoding purine nucleoside transporter PunC, protein MQPGKGFLCWLAGLSVLGFLATDMYLPAFAAIQADLNTSAAAVSASLSLFLAGFAFAQLLWGPLSDRYGRKPILLAGLGIFALGTLGMLWVHNATALLALRFIQAVGVCAAAVTWQAMVTDYYPAHRTNRIFATIMPLVGLSPALAPLLGSWLLHHFDWQAIFATLFVITLVLMIPALRLKPPVKKQEKTENRLTFMTLLRSRDYRGNVLIYAACSASFFAWLTGSPFILNAMGYGPTVIGLSYVPQTIAFLIGGYGCRAALQKWQGQQLLPWLLGAFAVSVAATFAVGLTNGHSLTAILIPFCLMAVANGAIYPIVVAQALRPFPQATGRAAALQNTLQLGLCFVASLVVSALIATPLLTTTSVMLATVLLAGWGYWMQHTARQDEPLAGAESTRA, encoded by the coding sequence ATGCAACCTGGTAAAGGATTTTTATGCTGGCTGGCAGGCTTAAGCGTGCTGGGTTTTTTAGCCACTGACATGTATCTCCCGGCGTTTGCCGCCATCCAGGCGGACCTGAACACGTCGGCCGCCGCCGTGAGCGCAAGCCTGAGCCTGTTCCTGGCGGGCTTTGCCTTTGCACAACTGCTCTGGGGGCCGCTGTCCGACCGCTATGGCCGTAAGCCGATTCTGCTGGCGGGCTTAGGGATTTTCGCCCTGGGGACGCTGGGTATGCTGTGGGTACACAACGCGACCGCCCTGCTGGCCCTGCGCTTTATTCAGGCCGTCGGCGTCTGCGCCGCAGCGGTCACCTGGCAGGCGATGGTGACGGACTACTATCCGGCGCACCGCACCAACCGCATTTTCGCCACCATTATGCCGCTGGTGGGGCTGTCACCGGCGCTGGCGCCGCTGCTCGGCAGCTGGCTGCTGCACCATTTTGACTGGCAGGCTATTTTCGCCACGCTGTTCGTCATCACCCTGGTGCTGATGATCCCCGCGCTGCGCCTGAAGCCGCCGGTAAAAAAACAGGAAAAAACGGAAAATCGCCTCACCTTTATGACGCTGCTGCGCTCCCGCGACTATCGCGGTAATGTGCTGATATACGCCGCCTGCTCCGCCAGCTTCTTCGCCTGGCTTACCGGCTCGCCGTTTATCCTCAACGCGATGGGCTATGGCCCAACGGTCATCGGCCTGAGCTATGTGCCGCAGACGATCGCTTTCCTTATCGGCGGTTACGGCTGCCGGGCCGCGCTGCAAAAATGGCAGGGACAGCAGCTGCTGCCGTGGCTGCTTGGCGCCTTCGCGGTCAGCGTCGCGGCGACCTTTGCCGTCGGTCTGACCAACGGACATTCGCTGACGGCGATCCTTATCCCGTTCTGCCTGATGGCGGTTGCCAACGGCGCTATCTACCCTATCGTCGTCGCTCAGGCCCTGCGCCCCTTCCCGCAGGCGACCGGCCGCGCCGCCGCGCTGCAGAACACGCTGCAGCTGGGGTTATGCTTCGTGGCAAGCCTGGTGGTATCAGCGCTGATCGCAACCCCGCTGCTTACCACCACCAGCGTCATGCTGGCGACCGTACTGCTGGCAGGCTGGGGCTACTGGATGCAGCATACCGCCAGGCAGGACGAGCCGCTGGCGGGCGCAGAATCCACTCGCGCATAA